The following proteins come from a genomic window of Streptomyces sp. NBC_01716:
- a CDS encoding glycoside hydrolase family 97 catalytic domain-containing protein yields the protein MTNSRPRSARRWRAACATALAGVLCLGTPAAAQGDASEPRPAGSAWTVSRGGPAATVRLDPADGSVTLAVSDGRRTLVEPSPVGIVTEDADLTRGLRLVDRKDRVVAERYTTVVGKERRRTVDMAESRFTLEGAGGARVDLVVRAADDGVAYRYVLPAGAAGGAVLREASGFVLPAGAPARLSDYSVNYEQPYDGTTAAGAESGQYAYPALFQVGDDHVLLSEADVDGRYPASRLVHTAGSGRYDVALADPSVPMPTDGPLATPWRTVIAGDLATVTESTLVDDLAPPSRIADTSWIRPGTVAWSWLAGFGAAQRSLETQQRFVDYAAAHGWEYSLVDDGWNTTDWMPQLMEYAERRGVGVLLWMHWTDLDTAAERTEQLDKVKKWGAAGLKIDFMDSDSRDRMGWYDEILRETADRELMVNFHGSTLPHGIQRTWPHVMTMEGVHGAEQGDVQADDMATLPYTRNVVGSMDFTPMGFQFGQRDNTEAAELALSVVYESGFQNYAGSVEAYRARPEVARFLEQVPTVWDESRLVAGAPGETATFARRNGDRWFVGSVRAGDAGTERLPLTFLGSGSWRVDVVRDGPDGLVRQSEVTDRHKTLTVPVLADGGFAAQICRAVPGRGSCDRPVDTVPVGTLSVTPAKTDARPGETVSIEAGFVLDEAGPAEDVRIGARTPDGWAVDGEGARADELADGAGLSAAWRVTVPADPAYGATDIPVTVSYRDPGARRGAPPLTVERTVRVFVAREGTVYVSALPFVSAENGWGPVERDLSNGENSAGDGGPLRLGDTTYDKGLGVHARSEVTVDLNGAYERFAAHAGIDEEKPDKGSVVFEVVGDGQVLARSGVLGPTDAAYAFDVDVSGVRQLTLRVTDAGDGIDSDHGDWADAQLLKG from the coding sequence ATGACCAACAGCAGACCGAGATCAGCGCGTCGATGGCGTGCCGCCTGTGCGACCGCGCTCGCGGGGGTGCTCTGCCTAGGGACCCCGGCGGCGGCCCAGGGCGACGCGAGCGAGCCCCGGCCGGCCGGGTCCGCCTGGACCGTGTCGCGCGGCGGGCCCGCCGCCACCGTACGGCTCGACCCCGCCGACGGCTCCGTCACCCTCGCCGTGAGCGACGGGCGCCGCACCCTTGTCGAGCCCTCGCCCGTCGGCATCGTCACCGAGGACGCAGATCTGACGCGCGGGCTGCGCCTGGTGGACCGGAAGGACCGCGTGGTCGCCGAGCGGTACACCACCGTCGTCGGCAAGGAGCGGCGCCGGACCGTCGACATGGCCGAGTCCCGCTTCACCCTGGAAGGGGCGGGCGGGGCCCGGGTCGATCTCGTCGTGCGCGCGGCCGACGACGGGGTCGCCTACCGCTACGTCCTCCCCGCCGGAGCGGCGGGCGGCGCCGTACTGCGCGAGGCGTCCGGCTTCGTCCTGCCGGCCGGCGCGCCCGCCCGGCTGAGCGACTACTCGGTCAACTACGAGCAGCCGTACGACGGTACGACCGCCGCCGGCGCCGAGAGCGGACAGTACGCCTACCCCGCGCTCTTCCAGGTGGGCGACGACCACGTCCTGCTCTCCGAGGCGGACGTCGACGGCCGCTACCCCGCGAGCCGTCTCGTCCACACGGCGGGCAGTGGCCGTTACGACGTCGCCCTGGCAGACCCCTCCGTGCCCATGCCCACCGACGGACCGCTGGCGACGCCCTGGCGGACCGTCATCGCGGGCGACCTCGCGACGGTGACCGAGTCCACGCTCGTGGACGATCTGGCCCCGCCCTCCCGTATCGCGGACACCTCCTGGATCCGCCCCGGCACGGTCGCCTGGTCCTGGCTCGCCGGGTTCGGCGCGGCGCAGCGCAGCCTGGAGACCCAGCAGCGGTTCGTGGACTACGCGGCGGCGCACGGCTGGGAGTACTCCCTGGTGGACGACGGCTGGAACACCACCGACTGGATGCCCCAGCTGATGGAGTACGCCGAACGGCGCGGCGTGGGTGTCCTGTTGTGGATGCACTGGACCGATCTCGACACCGCCGCCGAGCGCACCGAACAGCTCGACAAGGTCAAGAAGTGGGGCGCCGCCGGACTGAAGATCGACTTCATGGACTCCGACTCGCGCGACCGCATGGGGTGGTACGACGAGATCCTGCGGGAGACCGCCGACCGCGAGCTGATGGTCAACTTCCACGGCTCGACGCTCCCCCACGGCATCCAGCGCACCTGGCCGCATGTCATGACGATGGAAGGCGTCCACGGCGCCGAGCAGGGGGACGTCCAGGCCGACGACATGGCGACACTGCCCTACACCCGCAACGTGGTGGGCTCCATGGACTTCACCCCCATGGGCTTCCAGTTCGGGCAGCGCGACAACACCGAGGCCGCCGAGCTGGCGCTCTCCGTGGTGTACGAGTCGGGCTTCCAGAACTACGCGGGCAGCGTCGAGGCGTACCGGGCCCGGCCGGAGGTGGCCCGCTTCCTCGAACAGGTCCCGACCGTCTGGGACGAGAGCCGGCTCGTGGCCGGTGCGCCGGGTGAGACGGCGACCTTCGCGCGCAGGAACGGCGACCGGTGGTTCGTCGGATCCGTCCGGGCGGGGGACGCGGGTACGGAGCGGCTGCCACTGACGTTCCTGGGATCCGGCTCGTGGCGGGTCGACGTCGTACGGGACGGCCCCGACGGGCTCGTCCGGCAGAGTGAGGTGACGGACCGTCATAAGACACTCACGGTGCCAGTGTTGGCGGACGGCGGCTTTGCCGCACAGATCTGCCGCGCCGTGCCGGGCCGGGGCAGCTGCGACCGGCCGGTGGACACGGTGCCGGTGGGCACGCTGTCCGTCACCCCCGCGAAGACCGACGCCCGGCCGGGAGAGACGGTGAGCATCGAGGCGGGGTTCGTGCTGGACGAGGCCGGCCCCGCCGAGGACGTGCGGATCGGCGCGCGTACGCCCGACGGCTGGGCCGTCGACGGCGAAGGTGCGAGGGCGGACGAACTGGCCGACGGCGCCGGGCTGTCGGCGGCCTGGCGGGTCACGGTCCCCGCGGACCCGGCGTACGGGGCGACGGATATCCCGGTCACGGTCTCCTACCGGGACCCGGGCGCCCGGCGTGGCGCGCCGCCGCTGACGGTCGAGCGCACGGTTCGCGTGTTCGTGGCGCGCGAAGGCACCGTGTACGTCAGCGCGTTGCCGTTCGTCTCGGCGGAGAACGGCTGGGGCCCGGTCGAGCGTGACCTCTCCAACGGCGAGAACTCCGCGGGCGACGGCGGCCCGCTGCGGCTCGGCGACACCACGTACGACAAGGGGCTCGGGGTGCACGCGCGGTCCGAGGTGACCGTCGATCTGAACGGCGCGTACGAGCGCTTCGCCGCCCACGCGGGCATCGACGAGGAGAAGCCGGACAAGGGCTCGGTGGTCTTCGAAGTGGTGGGCGACGGACAGGTGCTGGCCCGCAGCGGAGTGCTGGGGCCGACGGACGCGGCGTACGCGTTCGACGTCGACGTGAGCGGGGTGCGGCAGCTGACGCTGCGTGTCACGGACGCTGGCGACGGCATCGACTCCGACCACGGGGACTGGGCCGACGCCCAACTGCTCAAGGGATAG
- the ku gene encoding non-homologous end joining protein Ku: protein MRSIWNGAISFGLVNIPIKLVNATESHSISFRQIHLADGGRIRYRKVCELDEEEVTSAEIGKAYQDADGSMIPITDDDLAQLPLPTAKTIEILGFVPESSIDPLQVGSAYYIAANGVPAAKPYTLLREALKRSEKVAIAKFALRGRERLGMVRVLGDVIALHGLLWPDEIRQPEGVAPETDVSIRDAELDLADALMDTLGEVELESLHDDYQEAVEELIASKAGGAELRAPEGAGERRGGKVLDLMAALEGSVRAAKESRGEAGGGEKEDAEVTHLPSRKKAAGGKKAASKTAAKSTSKTASRTAEKKTPAKKTAAKKTTTGKTAAKKTAAKKTTAKKAPSRKRSA from the coding sequence GTGCGATCCATCTGGAACGGCGCAATCTCCTTCGGTCTGGTCAACATCCCGATCAAGCTCGTGAACGCCACCGAGAGCCACTCGATCTCCTTCCGGCAGATCCATTTGGCGGACGGCGGCCGGATTCGTTACCGGAAGGTCTGCGAGCTGGACGAGGAGGAGGTCACCTCCGCCGAGATCGGCAAGGCGTACCAGGACGCGGACGGCTCGATGATCCCGATCACGGACGACGATCTGGCCCAGCTCCCGCTGCCGACCGCGAAGACGATCGAGATCCTCGGATTCGTGCCCGAGTCCTCCATCGATCCGCTCCAGGTGGGCTCGGCGTACTACATCGCGGCGAACGGTGTGCCCGCCGCGAAGCCGTACACGCTGCTGCGTGAGGCGCTGAAGCGGAGCGAGAAGGTGGCGATCGCGAAATTCGCGCTGCGTGGGCGCGAGCGGCTGGGCATGGTGCGGGTCCTGGGCGATGTCATCGCCCTGCACGGGCTGCTGTGGCCGGACGAGATCCGGCAGCCGGAGGGAGTGGCGCCGGAGACCGACGTCAGCATCCGGGACGCCGAACTCGACCTGGCCGACGCCCTGATGGACACGCTCGGCGAGGTCGAACTGGAATCGCTGCACGACGACTACCAGGAGGCCGTCGAGGAGCTGATCGCCTCCAAGGCGGGAGGCGCCGAGCTGCGGGCACCGGAGGGCGCGGGGGAGCGGCGCGGGGGCAAGGTCCTGGACCTGATGGCGGCGCTGGAGGGCAGTGTGCGGGCGGCGAAGGAGTCGCGGGGCGAGGCGGGCGGGGGCGAGAAGGAGGACGCGGAGGTGACGCATCTGCCCAGCCGCAAGAAGGCGGCGGGCGGGAAGAAGGCCGCGTCGAAGACGGCCGCGAAGTCCACGTCGAAGACGGCGTCCAGGACCGCGGAGAAGAAGACGCCCGCGAAGAAGACCGCCGCCAAGAAGACGACGACGGGCAAGACCGCCGCGAAGAAGACGGCGGCCAAGAAGACGACGGCGAAGAAGGCCCCGTCGAGGAAGCGCTCGGCCTGA
- the ligD gene encoding non-homologous end-joining DNA ligase — translation MTPIAEVEGRRIALSNLEKVLYPATGTTKGEVLHYCATAAGALLTHLAGRPVSFLRFPDGPAGERFFTKNPPPGTPSWVRTATVPRSADQIAEQVLVEDLATLMWAANLVVEFHTPQWRFDSPARADRIVFDLDPGEPATIVECCEAALWLRERLAADGLNAYAKTSGSKGLHLLVPLEPTPSPEVSAYAKSLAVEAQADLPELVVHRMARALRPGKVFVDHSQNSAAKTTAAPYTVRARTEPTVSAPVSWEEVGSCAAPDELVFRVGDIAGRLERYGDLLGPLINLNRAGRLP, via the coding sequence ATGACGCCAATCGCGGAGGTGGAGGGGCGGCGGATCGCCCTCAGCAATCTGGAGAAGGTCCTCTACCCGGCCACCGGCACCACGAAGGGCGAGGTCCTGCACTACTGCGCGACGGCGGCCGGCGCCCTGCTCACCCATCTGGCGGGCCGCCCCGTCTCCTTCCTCCGCTTCCCGGACGGCCCCGCGGGCGAGCGCTTCTTCACCAAGAACCCGCCGCCGGGCACACCCTCCTGGGTGCGTACGGCGACGGTCCCGCGGTCGGCGGACCAGATCGCCGAGCAGGTACTGGTGGAGGACCTCGCGACGCTGATGTGGGCCGCGAACCTGGTCGTGGAGTTCCACACGCCGCAGTGGCGGTTCGACAGCCCGGCCCGCGCCGACCGCATCGTCTTCGACCTGGACCCCGGTGAGCCCGCCACCATCGTGGAGTGCTGCGAGGCCGCGCTCTGGCTGCGCGAACGGCTGGCGGCCGACGGGCTGAACGCGTACGCCAAGACGTCCGGTTCCAAGGGCCTCCATCTCCTCGTGCCGCTTGAGCCGACACCGTCGCCCGAGGTCTCCGCGTACGCGAAGTCGCTCGCCGTCGAGGCCCAGGCCGACCTGCCGGAGCTGGTGGTCCACCGGATGGCCCGCGCGCTCCGTCCCGGCAAGGTCTTCGTCGACCACAGCCAGAATTCGGCGGCGAAGACGACGGCGGCGCCCTACACGGTGCGCGCCCGTACGGAACCGACCGTCTCCGCCCCGGTGTCCTGGGAAGAGGTGGGGAGTTGCGCGGCGCCGGACGAGCTGGTCTTCCGTGTCGGCGACATCGCGGGGCGGCTGGAGCGGTACGGGGATCTCCTCGGCCCGCTCATCAATCTCAACCGGGCGGGACGCCTGCCCTGA
- a CDS encoding zinc-ribbon domain-containing protein produces the protein MIIFGTKGYIYQLAILTLVCGQCGNPSAHTLRKRVSKFTLFFVPLFPYSTKHYTQCTFCGVEHQVPNEQAEQLLAQSATQAQQGGGQQHGANPFAQGAQGGQAGGGNPFGQGGQGQQPGQSGNPYQH, from the coding sequence ATGATCATCTTCGGGACCAAGGGCTACATCTACCAGCTGGCGATACTGACGCTCGTGTGCGGCCAGTGCGGCAATCCGTCGGCGCACACGCTGCGCAAGCGCGTCTCCAAGTTCACGCTCTTCTTCGTCCCGCTGTTCCCCTACTCGACGAAGCACTACACCCAGTGCACCTTCTGCGGCGTGGAGCACCAGGTGCCCAACGAGCAGGCGGAGCAGCTGCTCGCGCAGAGCGCGACGCAGGCCCAGCAGGGTGGCGGGCAGCAGCACGGCGCCAACCCGTTCGCGCAGGGTGCGCAGGGCGGCCAGGCCGGTGGTGGAAACCCGTTCGGCCAGGGCGGCCAGGGGCAGCAGCCGGGCCAGAGCGGCAACCCGTACCAGCACTGA
- a CDS encoding SH3 domain-containing protein — MSQRSLRFSRARRSARPQRVRGSFGPYAATLAVAVAALTATPAIAAVPAPPPVSSGGHTAVDRPAAVDPETAEAAEAARTEEAQTAEQAMASHAHKGRVTARTGLLLRDKPTRSSRVVGSLPYGSIVHIFCKVRGDNVNGNNRWYLLADGTWAWASAAYIDNIGKAPRWC, encoded by the coding sequence ATGTCCCAGCGTTCCCTGCGTTTCTCACGTGCCCGGCGTTCCGCGCGCCCCCAGCGTGTCCGGGGCTCCTTCGGCCCGTACGCCGCGACCCTCGCCGTCGCCGTCGCGGCCCTGACCGCGACACCCGCCATCGCGGCGGTACCGGCCCCGCCGCCCGTCAGCTCCGGCGGTCACACCGCCGTCGACCGCCCCGCCGCCGTCGACCCCGAGACCGCGGAAGCCGCCGAGGCGGCCCGAACCGAAGAGGCCCAGACCGCCGAGCAGGCGATGGCCTCCCACGCGCACAAGGGCCGCGTCACCGCCAGGACCGGACTTCTCCTGCGCGACAAGCCCACCCGCAGCAGCCGGGTCGTCGGCAGCCTTCCCTACGGCTCCATCGTCCACATCTTCTGCAAGGTGCGGGGCGACAACGTGAACGGCAACAACCGCTGGTACCTCCTCGCGGACGGCACCTGGGCGTGGGCCTCGGCCGCGTACATCGACAACATCGGCAAGGCGCCCCGCTGGTGCTGA
- a CDS encoding FtsW/RodA/SpoVE family cell cycle protein, whose amino-acid sequence MTATKADSPPPELRLRKRRGVELSLLVCAVLISLFGYVAVGLAHDDAAPPDALRHSAGLGLLALVAHLAVRFRAPYADPLLLPIAVLLNGVGLVLLHRLDLSTPGVRDAPAQLVWSTLGVTLFIAVVVLLRDHRVLQRYAYLSAVAALLLMTVPIFFPAVNGARIWIRIDELSFQPGEFAKILFAVFFAAHLAANHSALAYTGRRIWRLQLPTGRVLGPIVAIWLLSVLVLVLERDLGTSLLFFGLFVILLYVATGRTGWIAVGLLLAGVGAFAVGWLEPHVHSRVEDWLDPFASIEAGQGPGQLAQSLFAFAAGGMFGTGLGLGRSVLIGFAAKSDFILATAGEELGLIGLTAIFMLYALLVARGYRAGLALRDPFGRLLAVGLASIVALQVFVIAGGVTGLIPLTGMAMPFLAQGGSSVVTNWVIVALLILLSDSARRPRPETVETGVIAPATVTGGPPPDAGSSTRRETGTATGTETGGER is encoded by the coding sequence ATGACCGCAACGAAGGCGGACTCTCCCCCGCCCGAACTACGCCTCCGCAAGCGGCGCGGGGTCGAGCTCTCGCTCCTCGTGTGCGCCGTCCTCATCTCCCTCTTCGGTTACGTCGCCGTCGGTCTCGCCCACGACGACGCCGCCCCGCCCGACGCCCTGCGGCACAGCGCGGGGCTGGGCCTGCTCGCCCTCGTCGCGCATCTCGCGGTCCGGTTCCGCGCCCCGTACGCGGACCCGCTCCTGCTCCCGATCGCGGTCCTGCTCAACGGCGTCGGGCTGGTGCTGCTCCACCGTCTCGACCTGTCGACCCCCGGCGTGCGGGACGCGCCCGCGCAGCTCGTCTGGTCGACCCTCGGTGTCACGCTGTTCATCGCCGTCGTCGTGCTGCTGCGCGACCACCGGGTGCTCCAGCGGTACGCGTATCTGTCGGCGGTCGCCGCGCTGCTGCTGATGACCGTGCCGATCTTCTTCCCCGCCGTGAACGGTGCCAGGATCTGGATCCGGATCGATGAACTCTCCTTCCAGCCGGGCGAGTTCGCGAAGATCCTGTTCGCCGTCTTCTTCGCCGCCCATCTCGCGGCCAACCACAGCGCCCTGGCGTACACCGGCCGCAGGATCTGGAGGCTGCAACTGCCCACCGGCCGGGTGCTGGGCCCCATCGTCGCGATCTGGCTGCTCAGCGTCCTCGTACTGGTCCTGGAACGGGATCTCGGCACCTCGCTCCTCTTCTTCGGGCTCTTCGTGATCCTGCTGTACGTGGCGACGGGACGCACCGGCTGGATCGCCGTCGGGCTGCTGCTGGCCGGGGTCGGCGCGTTCGCCGTCGGCTGGCTCGAACCGCACGTCCACAGCCGGGTCGAGGACTGGCTCGACCCGTTCGCCTCCATCGAGGCCGGCCAGGGCCCCGGCCAACTGGCCCAGTCCCTCTTCGCGTTCGCGGCCGGCGGCATGTTCGGTACGGGGCTGGGGCTCGGCCGGTCCGTCCTCATCGGCTTCGCCGCCAAGTCCGACTTCATCCTCGCCACGGCGGGCGAGGAGCTGGGCCTGATCGGGCTGACGGCGATCTTCATGCTGTACGCGCTGCTCGTCGCCCGCGGCTACCGCGCGGGCCTTGCCCTGCGCGACCCGTTCGGACGGCTGCTCGCGGTCGGTCTGGCGTCGATCGTGGCGCTCCAGGTGTTCGTGATCGCGGGCGGGGTGACAGGGCTGATCCCGCTCACCGGCATGGCGATGCCGTTCCTGGCGCAGGGAGGTTCGTCCGTCGTCACCAACTGGGTGATCGTCGCGCTGCTCATCCTGCTCAGCGACTCGGCGCGCAGGCCGCGCCCGGAGACGGTGGAGACGGGCGTGATCGCGCCGGCGACGGTGACCGGGGGTCCCCCACCCGACGCGGGGAGTTCGACGCGGCGGGAGACAGGGACGGCGACGGGGACGGAGACGGGGGGCGAGCGATGA
- a CDS encoding penicillin-binding transpeptidase domain-containing protein → MISHIRLAAVFCLLLLVALLVNAARVQLVQAGSLDNNPANRRKTIDRYEQPRGQILVDGRPVTGSRDSGQQLRFERTYTQGPLYAPVTGYSSQTYGTSLLESAEDGILNGTDPMLAPLPFWNDITRSHQPGGKVVTTIKPAPQQAAYSGLDGRRGAVAAIEPSSGKILALVSSPSYDPGKLSGTGGEVTDAWRRYTGAPAQPMLNRAIRQTYPPGSAFKIVTAAAALDAGVVDDVDAPTDVPDPYVLPGTRTTLPNDARGCDKESLAYAIKWSCNSVLAGLGVRVGLDGMVDAVRGFGFNDRRLRIPSGVAVSNFDQEMGDDQLALSSIGQFDTTATPLQMAMVAAAVANGGDLKYPYLVERTLAADGDVVSRRGDRTYGQAMTPRTAHRLRQLMVEAVESGTGTSAGIDGVTVGGKTGTAQHGVGNSGTPYAWFISWAQAEGAARPEVAVAVVVEDAEAAREEISGGGDAAPIARAVMQAALRD, encoded by the coding sequence ATGATCAGCCATATCCGGCTGGCCGCCGTGTTCTGTCTGCTGCTCCTTGTCGCCCTGCTCGTCAACGCGGCCCGCGTTCAGCTCGTCCAGGCGGGTTCCCTCGACAACAACCCCGCCAACCGGCGCAAGACCATCGACCGTTACGAGCAGCCGCGCGGCCAGATCCTCGTCGACGGCAGGCCGGTCACCGGGTCGAGGGACTCGGGCCAGCAACTGCGGTTCGAACGCACCTACACCCAGGGCCCGTTGTACGCGCCGGTGACCGGCTACTCCTCCCAGACGTACGGCACGAGCCTGCTGGAGAGCGCCGAGGACGGCATCCTGAACGGCACCGACCCGATGCTGGCCCCGCTGCCGTTCTGGAACGACATCACCCGTTCCCACCAGCCCGGCGGCAAGGTCGTCACCACCATCAAGCCGGCTCCGCAGCAGGCCGCTTACTCCGGCCTGGACGGCAGGCGGGGCGCGGTCGCCGCGATCGAGCCCTCGTCCGGCAAGATCCTCGCGCTGGTCAGCAGCCCGTCGTACGACCCGGGGAAGCTGTCGGGCACGGGCGGTGAGGTGACCGACGCGTGGCGGCGGTACACCGGCGCGCCCGCCCAGCCGATGCTCAACCGGGCCATCCGGCAGACGTATCCGCCCGGTTCGGCCTTCAAGATCGTGACGGCCGCCGCCGCGCTGGACGCCGGGGTGGTCGACGACGTGGACGCGCCGACGGACGTCCCCGATCCGTACGTCCTGCCGGGCACCCGCACCACGCTCCCGAACGACGCGCGGGGCTGCGACAAGGAGTCGCTGGCGTACGCGATCAAGTGGTCCTGCAATTCGGTGCTTGCGGGTCTGGGGGTGCGGGTCGGGCTCGACGGCATGGTGGACGCGGTCCGCGGATTCGGCTTCAACGACAGGCGGTTGAGGATCCCGTCGGGGGTCGCGGTGTCCAACTTCGACCAGGAGATGGGCGACGACCAGCTCGCGCTCTCCTCGATCGGGCAGTTCGACACGACGGCGACACCGCTGCAGATGGCGATGGTCGCGGCGGCGGTCGCCAACGGCGGGGATCTCAAGTACCCGTATCTGGTGGAGCGGACGCTCGCCGCCGACGGCGATGTCGTCTCACGACGGGGCGACCGCACGTACGGGCAGGCGATGACCCCGCGAACAGCCCACCGGCTGCGGCAGTTGATGGTCGAGGCCGTGGAGAGCGGGACCGGGACGAGCGCCGGGATCGACGGCGTGACGGTCGGCGGGAAGACGGGCACGGCGCAGCACGGGGTGGGCAACTCCGGTACGCCGTACGCCTGGTTCATCTCCTGGGCACAGGCGGAGGGCGCGGCGCGGCCGGAGGTGGCGGTGGCCGTGGTGGTGGAGGACGCGGAGGCGGCGCGGGAGGAGATCAGCGGGGGCGGTGACGCGGCGCCGATCGCGCGGGCGGTGATGCAGGCGGCGCTGCGAGACTGA
- a CDS encoding amidase encodes MVSESWSSWAVGEAVGEALERIDRIDPRLCAFIEVWHADALERARPVDTQLPLAGLPFAVKGPTGIRSYAARRLIAAGAVPVGSTAVPGPGTYWQTWGLGAHGRTVNPYRADRTPGGSSAGSAAAVAAGLVPLATGSDGAGSVRIPAAWCGVFGLKTTNGLLPTPDRTGLASAGVLTRRVADARTYLRYVLDGHEAAAGAGVPPPAPVPATYSPDLGFARTDPAVEAVVRAAVDRLAAAGAVRLDEAPGSSLSLLDPREAWSAVRGGDPSGGAGAGARQENDRRLDAYFARTPLLLTPVTPNRPHGHEGPGADVYSTALTWAFNLSGHPAASLPAGFTPDGCPVGLQLVAARGADVPLLEIAGAAEAVLPVVRP; translated from the coding sequence ATGGTGAGCGAGTCCTGGTCCTCGTGGGCGGTGGGTGAGGCGGTGGGTGAGGCGCTGGAGCGGATCGACCGGATCGATCCGCGGCTGTGCGCGTTCATCGAGGTGTGGCACGCGGACGCGCTGGAGCGGGCGCGCCCGGTGGACACCCAACTGCCGCTGGCGGGGCTGCCGTTCGCGGTGAAGGGCCCGACGGGCATCCGCTCGTACGCGGCGCGGCGGCTCATCGCGGCGGGGGCGGTGCCGGTCGGCTCGACGGCGGTGCCGGGGCCGGGGACGTACTGGCAGACGTGGGGCCTGGGCGCCCACGGCCGTACGGTCAATCCCTACCGCGCCGACCGTACGCCCGGTGGTTCGTCGGCGGGCTCGGCCGCGGCGGTCGCGGCCGGACTGGTGCCGCTGGCGACGGGCAGCGACGGGGCGGGGTCGGTGCGGATCCCGGCGGCGTGGTGCGGGGTGTTCGGTCTGAAGACGACGAACGGACTGCTGCCGACGCCGGACCGGACGGGGCTGGCGTCGGCGGGGGTGCTGACGCGGCGGGTGGCGGACGCGCGGACGTATCTGCGGTACGTGCTGGACGGGCACGAGGCCGCGGCGGGAGCCGGGGTGCCGCCGCCGGCACCGGTGCCGGCCACGTACTCGCCGGATCTCGGTTTCGCCCGGACCGATCCGGCGGTGGAGGCGGTGGTGCGGGCGGCGGTGGACCGGTTGGCGGCGGCCGGCGCCGTACGCCTCGACGAGGCCCCCGGCTCGTCGCTGTCGCTGCTCGACCCGCGCGAGGCATGGTCGGCGGTACGCGGCGGTGATCCGTCCGGCGGGGCGGGAGCGGGCGCCCGGCAGGAGAACGACCGGCGGCTCGACGCGTACTTCGCGCGTACGCCGCTGCTGCTCACCCCGGTGACTCCGAACCGCCCGCACGGCCACGAGGGGCCGGGCGCGGACGTCTACTCGACGGCGCTGACCTGGGCGTTCAACCTGAGCGGCCATCCGGCGGCGAGTCTGCCCGCCGGTTTCACACCGGACGGCTGCCCCGTGGGACTCCAACTGGTGGCCGCGCGCGGGGCGGACGTCCCACTCCTCGAAATCGCGGGTGCGGCCGAGGCTGTCCTGCCTGTCGTGCGCCCATGA
- a CDS encoding AurF N-oxygenase family protein, which produces MTAAHDIQLLHDALGPLRDREQVARRLLEASAKHSFDPEKDLDWDAPAEDGKWFWPPELVSLYDTPLWRRMSEERRMDLARHEAASLASLGIWFEIILMQLLVRHIYDKSVTSSHVRYALTEIADECRHSMMFAKMIQKGGAPAYPVPRVYHNVARLLKTVSTTPGSFAATLLGEEILDWMQRLTFPDERVQPLVRGVTRIHVVEEARHVRYAREELRRQMVTSPHWERELTRLTAGQAARVFSVCFVNPQVYENVGLDRREAVTQVRASGHRREVMQSGAKRLTDFLDDIGVMRGTGRRLWKASGLLA; this is translated from the coding sequence ATGACAGCAGCGCACGACATCCAGCTCCTCCACGACGCGCTCGGTCCGCTGCGGGACCGCGAGCAGGTCGCCCGGCGCCTGCTCGAAGCCTCGGCCAAGCACTCCTTCGACCCGGAGAAGGACCTCGACTGGGACGCCCCGGCGGAGGACGGCAAGTGGTTCTGGCCGCCGGAGCTCGTCTCGCTCTACGACACCCCGCTGTGGCGGCGGATGTCCGAGGAGCGGCGGATGGATCTGGCCCGCCACGAGGCGGCGTCGCTCGCCTCGCTCGGCATCTGGTTCGAGATCATCCTGATGCAGTTGTTGGTCAGGCACATCTACGACAAGTCGGTGACCAGCAGTCATGTCCGCTACGCGCTCACCGAGATAGCGGACGAGTGCCGCCACTCGATGATGTTCGCGAAGATGATCCAGAAGGGCGGCGCCCCGGCGTACCCCGTCCCCCGCGTCTACCACAACGTCGCGCGCCTGCTGAAGACCGTCTCCACGACCCCGGGCTCGTTCGCCGCGACGCTCCTGGGCGAGGAGATCCTGGACTGGATGCAGCGCCTGACGTTCCCGGACGAGCGCGTCCAGCCGCTCGTACGCGGCGTGACACGCATCCATGTGGTGGAGGAGGCCCGCCATGTCCGCTACGCACGCGAGGAGTTGCGCCGCCAGATGGTCACATCCCCGCACTGGGAGAGGGAACTGACGCGTCTCACGGCCGGCCAGGCGGCGCGCGTCTTCTCCGTCTGCTTCGTGAACCCCCAGGTCTACGAGAACGTGGGCCTGGACCGCCGCGAGGCCGTCACCCAGGTCCGCGCGAGCGGACATCGCCGGGAGGTGATGCAGTCGGGCGCGAAACGCCTCACGGACTTCCTGGACGACATCGGGGTGATGCGGGGAACGGGGCGTCGGCTCTGGAAGGCGTCGGGGCTGCTGGCGTGA